A region from the Chitinophaga sp. Cy-1792 genome encodes:
- a CDS encoding methyltransferase domain-containing protein → MSNEAAKRAEMPSGTAILLEERSVENSNHNLLAVLRPGQTVLDVGGGSGAITQGITRYVGNSGKVYGIDSSEELIGIARNKYGHIPNLEFIHGDIMRYETSLRFDIITVARTLQWLTNPVDVIAKLKQLLKPGGILCILDYNHTKATWDPQPPQSMVHFYDKFLQWRQDVGMDNEIADHLSALLSEQGFSDITITDESERGTLSDPGFHAHANIWAVVAKLRGKQLVTDNYITEDERLLAIEEYETWVASAARSHTMYLRGVHGTLK, encoded by the coding sequence ATGTCAAACGAGGCGGCAAAACGCGCCGAAATGCCCAGCGGCACAGCGATATTACTTGAAGAAAGAAGTGTCGAAAATTCCAATCATAATTTACTGGCAGTACTTCGCCCCGGCCAGACAGTACTGGATGTTGGCGGGGGATCCGGGGCCATCACACAAGGCATCACCAGGTATGTTGGTAATTCAGGAAAAGTTTATGGTATCGACAGCAGCGAAGAATTGATCGGCATCGCCCGAAACAAATATGGTCATATCCCCAACCTGGAATTTATCCACGGAGATATCATGCGCTATGAAACCTCCCTACGCTTTGATATCATCACGGTAGCCAGAACACTGCAGTGGCTTACCAATCCTGTGGATGTGATTGCAAAACTCAAGCAACTCCTAAAGCCCGGTGGCATACTCTGCATCCTGGACTACAACCATACCAAAGCCACCTGGGACCCGCAACCGCCACAAAGCATGGTCCATTTCTACGACAAATTCCTGCAATGGCGTCAGGACGTTGGCATGGATAATGAAATTGCAGATCATCTTTCTGCATTGCTTTCCGAACAGGGCTTTTCAGACATTACCATTACTGATGAGTCTGAGCGTGGCACCCTCAGCGATCCCGGCTTCCATGCCCATGCCAATATCTGGGCGGTAGTGGCCAAACTCAGGGGAAAACAACTGGTGACAGACAACTACATCACGGAGGACGAAAGATTACTGGCCATTGAAGAATATGAAACATGGGTAGCTTCAGCAGCCAGAAGCCATACCATGTACCTGAGAGGAGTACATGGCACCTTAAAATAA
- a CDS encoding TetR/AcrR family transcriptional regulator has product MTTKEKILGAALQLYNAKGTDVITIRHIAKEIGISHGNLQYHYKNTEELILALFGQLSSEMDQLMTAAAAPAIPSFHAFRQDLQKAFTIFYKYRFIFLHFVAIVQRVPEIKTRYNSMDEFRGQQFSHMFASYREMGIFRNDIPTQIWKELISLLYITSDFWLAHNEIKLGLQDQAAVDHYVQLISNMFYPYLTEKGVATWQAEK; this is encoded by the coding sequence ATGACAACTAAAGAAAAAATACTGGGCGCTGCACTACAGCTATACAACGCGAAAGGAACGGATGTTATTACGATCAGGCATATTGCTAAAGAAATCGGTATCAGTCATGGTAACCTGCAATACCACTATAAAAACACGGAAGAGCTTATTCTTGCCCTGTTTGGACAGCTCTCTTCGGAAATGGATCAGCTGATGACCGCCGCTGCCGCGCCCGCCATTCCAAGTTTTCATGCCTTCCGGCAAGACCTCCAAAAAGCCTTTACCATCTTCTATAAATACAGGTTTATTTTCCTGCACTTCGTCGCCATAGTACAACGGGTGCCCGAAATAAAAACCCGCTACAACAGCATGGACGAGTTCCGCGGACAACAATTCAGTCACATGTTTGCCAGCTACCGCGAAATGGGCATCTTCAGAAATGATATTCCCACACAAATATGGAAAGAACTCATATCCCTGCTTTATATCACCTCCGATTTCTGGCTGGCACACAATGAAATCAAACTCGGCCTCCAAGACCAGGCTGCAGTAGACCACTACGTTCAGCTGATCAGTAACATGTTTTACCCTTACCTGACAGAAAAGGGTGTCGCTACCTGGCAAGCCGAAAAATAA
- a CDS encoding PorP/SprF family type IX secretion system membrane protein: MSRSLYLRAGKFIITVVCCAVSLRGYSQSLSKTAALLDPSATSYFQNQYLANPAMAGVDTGWHFNASYRGQINGIEGAPVTQFFSGDGYVGARVGAGLNIFNDKAGLLARTRIAGSYAYHLPLNDYGAKLNFGLSLAMNFQRLDYSKINGDPNDPAARQYNNRDDYFEADFGMAYTDRHWTAQASLPNIRAMFTGKSYPGVDGGTVFFSALAYKFDLYGAVSSVTPKACFRSIKGYDPIIDVGLNVGFVQNVLNLTALYHTTGSFAFGVGVYVMNTVRLNAFYNTQTSGLRNYTDGTYEVGLTVDLFK; this comes from the coding sequence ATGAGTCGTTCATTATATTTAAGAGCAGGAAAATTTATAATCACTGTAGTGTGCTGCGCTGTATCCCTCCGGGGGTACAGCCAGTCGCTCAGTAAAACTGCTGCGCTGCTGGATCCTTCAGCAACTTCCTATTTTCAGAATCAGTACCTGGCCAACCCTGCCATGGCAGGCGTTGATACCGGATGGCACTTTAACGCCTCTTACCGCGGACAGATCAATGGCATCGAAGGGGCGCCGGTTACACAGTTCTTCTCTGGCGATGGCTATGTTGGTGCCAGGGTAGGGGCCGGACTCAATATCTTCAATGATAAGGCCGGCTTACTGGCAAGAACCCGTATAGCGGGATCTTATGCCTATCATCTGCCGTTAAATGACTATGGCGCAAAACTGAACTTCGGTTTGTCGCTGGCGATGAATTTCCAGCGCCTGGATTATTCCAAAATAAACGGTGATCCTAATGATCCGGCTGCCAGGCAGTACAACAACCGCGACGACTACTTTGAAGCAGATTTCGGGATGGCCTATACAGACCGCCACTGGACTGCACAGGCTTCGTTGCCTAATATCCGTGCAATGTTCACCGGAAAGAGCTATCCTGGTGTAGATGGTGGTACGGTATTCTTCTCTGCGCTGGCTTATAAGTTTGATCTCTATGGGGCTGTTTCTTCCGTAACCCCGAAAGCCTGCTTCAGAAGCATTAAGGGATATGACCCGATCATAGACGTAGGACTGAATGTAGGCTTCGTACAGAATGTACTCAACCTGACGGCGTTATATCATACCACCGGGAGTTTCGCTTTTGGGGTAGGCGTGTACGTGATGAATACCGTGCGACTGAATGCATTTTACAATACGCAGACCAGTGGTCTGAGGAATTATACAGACGGCACCTATGAAGTAGGATTAACAGTAGATCTGTTTAAATAA
- a CDS encoding J domain-containing protein, with product MAATLLSMMNYYSILELPYFAGSEDVKKAHRRLSKKYHPDLNPGNAVSEEKFKQVQHAYEQLNNPDRKAYYDELLRLNLYRSQQTTSNTGTAGSHQQTEQQQEQYSSQQYYTREETDAEYQRRHKYDMEDDLPPDTRKDIFIKLGIIGLFMLIIALGAIFGKREPSLPKNLNNETQASYDPTDDPVVNELGIDQQSSKAAIREKLGKPLEVYQAEHGMEMWTYPGYLLFFQDGKFVTVVKIKKAPADSAE from the coding sequence ATGGCAGCGACCCTTTTATCCATGATGAACTATTACTCCATATTGGAACTTCCTTATTTCGCAGGTAGCGAAGATGTAAAAAAAGCCCACCGCCGGCTTTCCAAGAAGTATCACCCGGACCTTAACCCAGGCAATGCCGTTTCTGAGGAGAAATTCAAACAGGTACAACATGCCTATGAACAGCTGAACAACCCCGACAGGAAAGCCTATTACGACGAACTACTGCGACTGAACCTCTATAGATCGCAGCAGACGACCTCCAATACAGGCACAGCGGGCAGTCACCAGCAAACTGAGCAGCAACAGGAACAGTATTCCAGCCAGCAGTATTATACCAGGGAAGAAACAGACGCTGAATATCAGCGGCGCCATAAATATGATATGGAAGATGACCTGCCGCCAGATACCAGGAAAGATATATTTATAAAGCTGGGCATTATTGGTCTTTTTATGCTGATCATAGCACTGGGCGCTATTTTTGGCAAACGTGAGCCATCTCTCCCAAAAAACTTAAACAATGAAACTCAGGCCAGCTACGACCCTACAGACGATCCTGTGGTGAACGAACTGGGTATTGATCAACAGTCATCCAAGGCAGCCATCCGGGAAAAACTGGGTAAGCCTTTGGAAGTATACCAGGCGGAGCATGGAATGGAAATGTGGACCTATCCCGGTTACCTGCTGTTTTTCCAGGACGGAAAATTTGTAACCGTGGTTAAAATAAAAAAAGCCCCTGCGGATTCAGCTGAATAA
- a CDS encoding sialate O-acetylesterase, whose product MSFIAPMKKILLLGLPAVLAARVAVADIRLANLFTDHAVLQRNTVVPVWGTATDGKTITVSFNGQKVSAVAKDGRWMVRLQPLKAGGPYTLTASGDGMVTVTDILVGDVWLCSGQSNMDKEVGPHKNQPDVDNYQQELAKANHPQIRLFKVPAKEGAVTPQEEVNTAWSLCDSAHVRAFSAAGYFFGRDLQPEIKVPLGLIHSCWGGTAAEYWLDKSVMAADPELRSLVTSYEESMQGYEEKSARLQEALKAAAAAGTTDTASVKAYNQLKLLKRNGGGLYNAMIYPLRNFPITGVIWYQGESNSDRAKQYETLFPALIKNWRDTWHQDLPFLFVQIAPNKSKGPDLREAQFLTWKRVPNTFMAVITDGIDSTFNLHPGNKQLVGARLALAARAMVYREKLEYSGPVYESAIFKGSQAILSFSHTGKGLVAKNGPLTGFTIAGEDKVFVPAKATISGNKLVVTAEGVKRPVAVRFGWTDIPHDNFYNSADLPASPFRTDVD is encoded by the coding sequence ATGTCCTTCATTGCTCCGATGAAAAAAATCCTGCTGCTGGGGCTCCCTGCGGTATTAGCTGCACGTGTGGCTGTTGCAGATATCAGGCTGGCAAATTTATTTACTGATCATGCTGTTTTGCAGCGGAATACGGTTGTTCCCGTATGGGGAACCGCCACGGACGGAAAAACGATTACTGTTAGTTTCAACGGACAAAAGGTAAGTGCCGTAGCAAAAGATGGCCGCTGGATGGTCAGGCTACAGCCTTTAAAAGCCGGTGGGCCATATACGCTTACCGCCAGTGGCGATGGTATGGTAACGGTGACGGATATACTGGTAGGGGATGTCTGGCTGTGCAGCGGACAATCCAATATGGACAAGGAGGTAGGGCCACATAAGAACCAGCCCGATGTGGATAATTATCAACAGGAGCTGGCAAAGGCAAACCATCCGCAGATACGACTGTTTAAGGTGCCTGCAAAAGAAGGTGCTGTAACGCCGCAGGAAGAAGTGAATACGGCCTGGTCGCTTTGTGATAGCGCGCATGTACGGGCTTTTTCTGCTGCCGGTTATTTTTTTGGGAGAGACCTTCAACCGGAGATTAAAGTGCCGCTGGGACTGATACATTCCTGCTGGGGTGGCACCGCAGCGGAATACTGGCTGGATAAATCCGTTATGGCGGCAGATCCTGAGCTGCGGTCGCTGGTAACATCCTATGAGGAATCTATGCAGGGCTATGAAGAAAAAAGTGCCAGACTCCAGGAGGCCCTGAAGGCCGCCGCCGCTGCAGGTACTACTGATACCGCCAGTGTGAAAGCCTATAACCAGCTGAAGTTACTGAAACGTAACGGCGGTGGTTTGTATAATGCCATGATCTATCCGTTGCGCAATTTCCCGATTACCGGGGTGATCTGGTACCAGGGAGAATCTAACAGCGACCGTGCAAAGCAATATGAGACGCTGTTTCCGGCACTGATAAAAAACTGGAGAGATACCTGGCACCAGGACCTTCCTTTCCTTTTTGTACAGATAGCCCCGAATAAAAGCAAGGGCCCGGATCTGCGGGAGGCCCAGTTCCTCACCTGGAAACGTGTACCCAATACATTTATGGCAGTCATCACCGATGGCATCGACTCTACCTTTAACCTGCACCCCGGCAATAAACAGTTAGTAGGGGCGCGACTGGCACTGGCAGCCAGGGCGATGGTTTACAGGGAAAAGCTGGAATATTCAGGGCCGGTGTATGAAAGCGCCATTTTTAAAGGCAGCCAGGCTATCCTTTCGTTTAGCCATACAGGTAAGGGGCTGGTAGCTAAAAACGGCCCGCTGACAGGTTTCACCATTGCCGGTGAAGACAAAGTGTTCGTTCCTGCGAAGGCAACCATCAGCGGTAATAAGCTGGTAGTAACCGCCGAAGGAGTAAAAAGGCCTGTGGCTGTACGTTTCGGCTGGACGGATATTCCGCACGACAACTTTTATAACAGTGCAGATCTGCCGGCGTCTCCATTTAGGACAGATGTGGATTAA
- a CDS encoding universal stress protein has protein sequence MMKILVTTDFSDTAKNAVRYAVQLSSQFREAEIILYHSYSVLHLSGIPMPVLPEDTTTFRRSVMDEMSKLVEGMEDITPATTRIHCETDVLPLIEGMQEIIDVRGIDLVIMGITGKGALGKTLIGSNTLAATTRISLPVIIVPADASWVSVNKILFAYNREQALLSSQSLHIHKLVTTLAAHLEVLYIGDEQPGTGVRQELQRLLQLNDISYHTIQEKRTAKEILQFAETAAANLVLALPGKYGFVEDLFHKSVTKELAYSTKIPLVVIGQ, from the coding sequence ATGATGAAAATTCTTGTTACTACCGACTTCTCCGATACTGCTAAAAATGCAGTACGCTATGCTGTACAACTCTCTTCGCAGTTCAGGGAAGCTGAAATTATTCTCTACCACTCCTACAGCGTATTACATCTTTCCGGTATCCCCATGCCCGTGCTGCCGGAAGATACCACCACCTTCCGCAGAAGCGTCATGGACGAGATGAGCAAACTGGTGGAAGGCATGGAGGACATAACGCCGGCGACTACACGCATTCATTGCGAAACGGATGTTTTACCGCTGATAGAAGGTATGCAGGAAATCATCGATGTAAGAGGTATAGACCTGGTCATCATGGGCATCACTGGCAAAGGCGCGCTGGGCAAAACACTTATCGGCAGTAATACCCTGGCAGCTACTACGCGTATATCCCTCCCCGTTATCATCGTACCGGCAGATGCCTCCTGGGTATCCGTCAACAAAATACTGTTCGCCTATAATCGCGAGCAAGCCCTCCTATCCAGCCAGAGCCTCCATATTCATAAACTGGTAACCACACTAGCCGCACACCTGGAAGTATTGTATATCGGAGACGAACAGCCAGGAACCGGCGTCAGACAAGAGCTCCAGCGCCTGCTACAGCTAAACGACATCTCCTACCACACCATCCAGGAAAAAAGAACGGCAAAAGAGATCTTACAGTTTGCTGAAACTGCCGCAGCTAACCTGGTCCTGGCACTACCCGGAAAATATGGTTTCGTGGAAGACCTCTTTCATAAAAGTGTAACAAAAGAATTAGCCTACAGCACCAAAATTCCACTGGTGGTCATCGGACAATAA
- a CDS encoding carbohydrate-binding protein: MRSILVLFFCLSAFTVCGQSGPNPAPSAKKYETEFMMKNGSILGFAQVNLSLGEIGFKVEVNKMTKDKGTKLEFRIDMPSGRKSKIIGTLDIPYTGDTTYALKLTGNLRHAEGVHDLFLVAKGGSQFSITSFSFIFNY, translated from the coding sequence ATGAGATCAATCCTGGTATTATTTTTTTGTTTATCGGCGTTTACTGTTTGTGGCCAGAGTGGCCCTAACCCTGCGCCGTCGGCAAAAAAATATGAGACAGAATTTATGATGAAGAATGGCAGTATCCTGGGATTTGCGCAGGTAAACCTGAGTTTGGGAGAGATAGGGTTTAAGGTAGAGGTCAACAAGATGACCAAAGACAAGGGTACGAAGCTGGAGTTCAGGATAGACATGCCCAGTGGCAGGAAAAGTAAGATCATTGGTACATTAGATATACCATATACAGGCGATACCACGTATGCCCTCAAGCTGACGGGCAATCTACGTCATGCGGAAGGGGTGCATGATTTGTTTCTGGTGGCCAAAGGGGGCTCACAGTTTAGCATTACTTCTTTCTCTTTTATTTTTAATTACTAG